One Trachemys scripta elegans isolate TJP31775 chromosome 4, CAS_Tse_1.0, whole genome shotgun sequence genomic region harbors:
- the SPTY2D1 gene encoding protein SPT2 homolog, with translation MDFREILMVASEQQGLSAVSKRYSLAVGPPKKDPKVKGVHSAAVQAFLRRKEEESRGKELEAKRKKEELLAKRIELKHDRKARAMASRTKDNFYGYNGIPIEEKPKKRQTCENVDRCTDAEYMTEDEAEQFEYSQTESEHEPEEYEEKPSKAAVKPKAPPKSAPTPMNFVDLLRLAEKKQYEPVEIKVVKKTEERPRTAEELREREFLDRKNKKGEIQKEKKKPEKEIKNVTASNSSNKVFSQKDFINAKLSKNSVDKHSSSKGSFPSQCGADKKSSGPVFSDKHARSSSSSKSSQVEKAKVTQNGSLKSSSSGIHSKSSVNGVGKFGSSTHTPNAKAPANGAQKLQSVKELSLKKSTSVHTKLGSATSPQHEIVKNSSSGRPGSSAGSSGPGRPGGRLGSSAGTGGPGRPGSSAGMGGPGRLPSSAGTGGPGRPGSSAGMGGPGRLPSSAGTGGPGRPGSSAGTGGPGRLPSSAGTGGPGRPGSSAGMSRPGSSSGMGGPGRLSSSAGTGGPGRPGSSAGMGRPGSSVRMGGPGRPGSSAGMGGPGRPGSSVRIGPGKSVNSSVEPGRPGSSSAAPPKPKCTVVSETISSKNLVSRPSNVPMNGTRPPPGHRPVFHPQGLPRPSLPPISYKRQIEDDEEYDSEMDDFIDDEGQPQEEISKHIREIFGYDRNKYKDESDYALRYMESSWKEQQKEEARSLRLGVQEDLEELRREEEELKRKRQAKKLRTR, from the exons ATGGATTTCCGGGAGATCCTGATGGTGGCGTCTGAGCAGCAGGGGCTGAGCGCGGTGTCG AAAAGATACAGTTTGGCAGTAGGCCCTCCCAAAAAAGATCCAAAAGTCAAGGGCGTCCATtctgcagcagtgcaagctttTCTGAGAcggaaagaagaagaaagtagGGGGAAAG AACTAGAGgcaaaaaggaagaaggaggaacTTCTAGCTAAGCGTATTGAACTGAAACATGACCGAAAAGCAAGAGCTATGGCTTCACGGACAAAGGACAACTTTTATGGCTATAATGGCATTCCTATTGAAGAGAAGCCTAAAAAGAGACAGACTTGTGAAAATGTCGATCGATGCACAGATGCAGAATATATGACAGAAGATGAGGCAGAGCAATTTGAATACAGTCAGACTGAATCTGAGCATGAACCAGAGGAATATGAAGAGAAACCATCCAAAGCTGCAGTGAAACCAAAGGCACCTCCCAAAAGTGCCCCTACCCCTATGAACTTTGTAGATCTTCTGAGGCTGGCTGAAAAAAAACAGTATGAACCAGTAGAAATAAAAGTAGTGAAAAAGACAGAAGAAAGGCCAAGAACAGCAGaagaattgagagagagagaatttttggaccggaaaaacaaaaaaggggaaatccagaaagagaagaaaaaacctGAAAAAGAGATTAAGAATGTAACTGCATCAAATTCTTCAAATAAAGTGTTTTCTCAGAAAGACTTTATAAATGCAAAACTTAGCAAAAACTCAGTGGATAAACATTCCTCTTCAAAAGGTAGTTTCCCCTCTCAGTGTGGTGCTGATAAGAAATCCAGTGGGCCTGTGTTTAGCGACAAACATGCAAGGTCATCATCTTCCTCCAAATCCAGTCAAGTGGAAAAAGCAAAAGTCACACAAAATGGATCTTTAAAAAGCTCATCGAGTGGCATCCATAGTAAATCTTCAGTCAATGGAGTAGGAAAATTTGGGTCAAGCACTCATACACCAAACGCAAAAGCACCTGCTAATGGGGCTCAGAAACTACAATCTGTTAAAGAACTTAGTCTGAAAAAATCTACTTCTGTCCATACAAAACTGGGTAGTGCAACATCCCCTCAGCATGAAATAGTTAAAAATTCCAGCTCTGGGCGGCCGGGGAGCAGTGCGGGGTCGAGCGGGCCCGGGCGGCCGGGNGGTAGGCTGGGGAGCAGTGCGGGAACAGGCGGGCCTGGTAGGCCAGGGAGCAGTGCGGGAATGGGCGGGCCCGGACGGCTACCCAGCAGTGCAGGAACAGGCGGGCCTGGTAGGCCGGGGAGCAGTGCGGGAATGGGTGGGCCCGGGCGGCTACCCAGCAGTGCAGGAACAGGCGGGCCTGGTAGGCCAGGGAGCAGTGCGGGGACAGGCGGGCCCGGGAGGCTGCCCAGTAGTGCAGGAACGGGTGGGCCGGGGCGGCCAGGGAGCAGTGCGGGGATGAGCAGGCCGGGGAGCAGTTCGGGGATGGGCGGGCCCGGGCGGCTGTCCAGCAGTGCGGGGACGGGCGGGCCCGGGCGGCCGGGGAGCAGTGCGGGAATGGGCAGGCCGGGGAGCAGTGTCAGGATGGGTGGGCCCGGGCGGCCAGGGAGCAGTGCGGGGATGGGTGGGCCTGGGCGGCCGGGGAGCAGTGTGAGGATAGGACCTGGAAAGTCAGTCAATTCAAGCGTGGAACCTGGGCGACCAGGCAGCAGCTCAGCTGCACCTCCAAAACCTAAGTGCACTGTTGTATCAGAAACAATCTCATCTAAAAATTTAGTCTCCAGACCAAGTAATGTACCAATGAATGGAACGAGACCTCCTCCAGGGCATAGACCAGTGTTTCATCCACAAG GTCTTCCAAGGCCTTCTCTTCCACCTATAAGTTATAAAAGGCAAATAGAAGATGATGAGGAATATGACTCTGAAATGGACGATTTCATTGATGATGAAGGGCAACCCCAGGAAGAAATATCAAAACATATTCGAGAAATATTTGGCTATGATCGGAATAA